In Mycobacterium sp. JS623, one genomic interval encodes:
- a CDS encoding NADP-dependent oxidoreductase: MSRAVQFDSYGGVDVLEVRDVPRPVPGAGEALIEVKAAGINISEAAIRSGAVRDIFPATFPSGQGSDLAGVVTELGSGVDGFALGDEVIGFSNRRSSHAEYVTVPATQLAPKPAAVPWEVAGSLFVAGATAYGAVRAVRLAPGETVAIAGAAGGVGSIAVQLAQRAGATVLGIAGPSNDAWLTDHGAVPVNYGDDLPARLRAAAPSGRIDALLDFFGDGYVAMAVEELTVPRERIDTIADFAAVERFGVLSAGGADAATAAVLAELADLVARGQLDVPIAGVFTLGDVRNAYRELEKRHTRGKLVLLP; this comes from the coding sequence ATGTCAAGAGCAGTGCAGTTCGACTCGTACGGCGGCGTCGACGTCCTGGAGGTGCGCGACGTGCCCCGCCCAGTGCCGGGCGCCGGCGAAGCGCTGATCGAAGTAAAGGCAGCCGGTATCAATATCAGCGAGGCGGCGATTCGTTCGGGTGCCGTGCGCGACATATTTCCCGCGACTTTTCCCTCCGGGCAGGGCAGCGACCTGGCGGGAGTGGTGACCGAACTCGGTTCCGGCGTCGACGGTTTCGCCTTGGGCGATGAGGTCATCGGATTCTCCAATCGACGGTCCAGCCACGCCGAGTACGTGACCGTGCCCGCGACCCAGTTGGCGCCAAAGCCCGCTGCAGTCCCCTGGGAGGTGGCCGGTTCGCTGTTCGTCGCGGGCGCCACCGCCTATGGCGCGGTGCGGGCCGTGCGGCTGGCGCCGGGCGAGACGGTGGCCATCGCCGGTGCGGCGGGTGGCGTCGGTTCGATCGCGGTTCAGCTCGCCCAGCGCGCTGGTGCCACAGTCCTCGGCATTGCCGGGCCGTCCAACGATGCCTGGCTCACCGACCACGGCGCGGTCCCCGTCAATTACGGTGATGATCTACCCGCCCGGTTGCGCGCTGCGGCGCCCTCCGGACGCATCGACGCGCTGCTGGACTTCTTCGGCGACGGGTATGTCGCGATGGCGGTCGAGGAGCTCACGGTTCCTCGCGAAAGAATCGATACCATCGCCGATTTCGCTGCCGTGGAGCGGTTCGGGGTGCTGTCCGCAGGAGGTGCGGATGCCGCAACCGCAGCGGTGCTCGCAGAGTTGGCTGACCTCGTCGCACGAGGTCAGCTGGATGTTCCGATTGCCGGAGTTTTCACCCTCGGCGATGTGCGCAACGCGTATCGGGAGCTCGAAAAGCGCCACACACGCGGCAAATTGGTCCTACTACCGTAA
- a CDS encoding DUF3556 domain-containing protein, protein MGFTKPTLPDVDPDTFMDKPLMDRMRILATDWVDNGFGSPRMVHAIYLVKLIFFYALGGVLLATLTSGLPVLDVSQWWNQPVVYEKAVLWTVLLELIGVAGSWGPLAGKVKPMTGGILFWARPGTIRLRPWKWVPLTGGDRRTWFDVGLYLVLMVSVVIPLVLPGVHSDSLSAAMPANTSGLVNPTLMIAPIVLLVVMGLRDKIVFLAARGEQYLPALIMFAAFPFVNMIIALKLLIGVVWVGAGVSKLGLHFTNVIPPMVSNSPFIPFKWLKRAHYRNYPDDLRPSHLASFMAHVPGSVVEILAPLALLFSTNKWVTIVAAVIMVCFHLFIISTFPLAVPLEWNVLFAYATVFLFLGFPAWQGYALWDMSPPWLALIVAAALLFYPILGNFRPDKVSFLPSMRQYAGNWASAVWAFAPGAEAKLNNVTRTAKNQVDQFIEFGYEPEWADVTMQRVISWRTMHSQGRGLFSVLLKNLPDIDTRSVREGEFVCNSLIGFNFGDGHLHNEEMIAAVQREAAFEPGELVVVWVESQAWGSHVQHYKVIDAALGVIERGTWKVTDAVQEQPWLPNGPIPTEVAWSLTGSKPADHGHGALA, encoded by the coding sequence ATGGGATTCACCAAACCGACCCTTCCGGACGTCGATCCAGACACCTTTATGGATAAACCATTGATGGACCGGATGCGGATCCTCGCCACGGACTGGGTGGACAACGGATTCGGGTCACCACGAATGGTGCACGCCATCTACCTCGTCAAGCTCATCTTCTTCTACGCGCTCGGCGGCGTCCTGCTCGCGACGCTGACATCCGGACTTCCGGTGCTTGACGTCTCGCAGTGGTGGAACCAGCCCGTCGTCTACGAGAAGGCCGTGCTGTGGACGGTGCTGCTGGAGCTGATCGGCGTCGCCGGATCGTGGGGCCCGCTGGCGGGCAAGGTGAAACCGATGACCGGCGGCATCCTGTTCTGGGCGCGGCCGGGCACCATCCGGTTGCGGCCGTGGAAGTGGGTGCCACTCACCGGCGGTGACCGACGGACGTGGTTCGACGTCGGCCTCTACCTCGTGTTGATGGTCAGTGTCGTCATTCCGCTGGTTTTGCCTGGGGTGCACAGTGATTCGCTCTCAGCGGCGATGCCCGCCAACACCTCCGGGCTCGTCAATCCGACGCTGATGATCGCGCCGATCGTGCTACTGGTGGTCATGGGGCTGCGGGACAAGATCGTGTTCCTCGCGGCTCGCGGTGAGCAATACCTGCCCGCCCTGATCATGTTCGCGGCGTTCCCATTCGTTAACATGATCATCGCGCTGAAGCTCTTGATCGGCGTCGTCTGGGTCGGCGCCGGGGTGTCGAAGCTGGGGCTGCACTTCACCAACGTCATCCCGCCGATGGTCAGCAACAGCCCGTTCATCCCGTTCAAGTGGCTGAAGCGGGCGCACTATCGCAACTATCCCGACGATCTGCGGCCGTCACACCTCGCCAGCTTCATGGCCCACGTGCCGGGAAGCGTCGTGGAAATCCTTGCCCCGCTGGCGCTCCTGTTCTCCACGAACAAGTGGGTAACCATCGTGGCCGCGGTGATCATGGTGTGCTTCCACCTGTTCATCATCTCGACGTTCCCGCTGGCGGTTCCGCTCGAGTGGAACGTGCTGTTCGCCTACGCGACCGTCTTCCTGTTCCTCGGCTTCCCCGCTTGGCAGGGCTACGCGCTTTGGGACATGTCGCCGCCCTGGTTGGCTCTGATCGTCGCCGCCGCCCTGCTGTTCTACCCGATCCTCGGCAACTTCCGGCCGGACAAGGTGTCGTTCCTGCCGTCGATGCGGCAGTACGCGGGCAACTGGGCGTCTGCGGTGTGGGCGTTCGCGCCGGGCGCCGAGGCCAAACTCAACAATGTGACGCGCACGGCCAAGAACCAGGTCGACCAGTTCATCGAATTCGGCTACGAACCGGAATGGGCCGATGTCACGATGCAGCGGGTGATCTCATGGCGCACCATGCACAGCCAAGGCCGGGGCTTGTTCTCTGTGCTGCTGAAGAATCTGCCGGACATCGACACCCGATCGGTTCGCGAAGGTGAGTTCGTCTGTAACTCGCTGATCGGCTTCAACTTCGGTGATGGCCACCTGCACAACGAGGAGATGATCGCCGCGGTGCAACGCGAAGCGGCGTTCGAGCCGGGTGAACTGGTGGTCGTCTGGGTGGAGTCGCAGGCGTGGGGCAGCCATGTCCAGCACTACAAGGTGATCGACGCCGCGCTCGGCGTGATCGAACGCGGCACCTGGAAGGTCACCGACGCCGTGCAGGAGCAGCCGTGGCTGCCGAACGGCCCGATCCCGACCGAGGTCGCCTGGTCGCTGACCGGCAGCAAGCCTGCCGATCACGGGCACGGGGCGCTGGCATGA
- a CDS encoding nitroreductase family deazaflavin-dependent oxidoreductase — translation MSDGNDFNQRNIAEFRSNHGRVSGPFEGAPILLMHTVGARSGEPRTSIMMYLDDGDRYLVFASSAGADKNPAWYWNLKANPDVRIEVGDDILDVHANELQGAERDEKYAIQAERYPGFAEYERMTSRIIPVIALTPTDGAGS, via the coding sequence ATGAGCGACGGCAATGACTTCAACCAGCGCAACATCGCCGAGTTCCGCTCGAACCACGGCCGCGTCAGCGGCCCATTCGAGGGGGCACCGATCTTGCTAATGCATACCGTGGGTGCACGCAGCGGGGAGCCGCGTACCAGCATCATGATGTACCTCGACGACGGCGACCGATATCTAGTGTTCGCCTCGAGCGCGGGTGCCGATAAAAACCCCGCCTGGTACTGGAACCTGAAGGCCAACCCCGACGTCCGCATCGAGGTCGGCGACGACATTCTCGACGTGCATGCCAACGAGTTGCAGGGCGCCGAGCGGGACGAGAAGTACGCGATTCAGGCCGAGCGGTATCCGGGTTTCGCCGAGTACGAACGTATGACGTCTCGGATCATCCCTGTCATAGCGCTCACTCCTACTGACGGGGCGGGATCATGA
- a CDS encoding class I SAM-dependent methyltransferase: protein MPHIDFDALYRGVSPGGGMAPMTTAPWDTKEPNTNVVAWQTDGWVHGDVLDIGCGLGDNAIYLAKNGYTVTGLDISPTALVTAEQRAKDAGVDVTFAVADSTRLDGYTDAFDTVIDSGLFHSLDGDGRRSYAAAVHRATRPGATLLLSCFSDANLVGQQWPRPAVSEQTLRDVLGSAGWDIVYLEAATVRGALDGGPQADMAFWYLRAQRRQFA from the coding sequence GTGCCGCACATTGACTTTGACGCCCTTTACCGTGGCGTTAGCCCAGGCGGGGGTATGGCACCGATGACCACGGCGCCCTGGGATACCAAGGAGCCCAACACGAATGTCGTTGCGTGGCAGACCGACGGCTGGGTGCACGGCGACGTGCTCGACATCGGCTGCGGCCTCGGCGACAATGCCATCTACCTGGCGAAGAACGGGTACACGGTGACCGGGTTGGACATCTCCCCCACCGCGCTGGTCACCGCCGAGCAGCGCGCCAAGGACGCGGGAGTCGACGTGACGTTCGCGGTGGCCGACTCCACCAGGCTCGACGGCTACACCGACGCGTTCGACACCGTCATCGACAGCGGCCTGTTCCACAGCCTCGATGGCGACGGCCGACGTAGCTATGCCGCAGCCGTGCACCGCGCCACCCGGCCCGGAGCCACCCTGTTGCTCAGTTGCTTCTCCGACGCCAACCTGGTGGGCCAGCAATGGCCACGGCCGGCGGTTTCCGAACAGACGCTGCGCGACGTCCTCGGCAGCGCCGGTTGGGACATCGTTTATCTGGAGGCCGCCACGGTACGGGGCGCGTTGGACGGCGGCCCGCAGGCCGACATGGCGTTCTGGTACCTCCGCGCGCAACGGCGCCAATTCGCTTGA
- a CDS encoding phytoene desaturase family protein — protein sequence MTKTAVVVGAGPNGLAAAVALAKAGIQVTVLEAADEIGGGTRSSEAIIPGLLHDHCSAIHPMAVGSQFLAGLGLDRYGLSWRLPEIDCVHPLDAGSAGVLYRSVDTTADGLGVDGTRWRRLFGKTSASFDALAEDIMGPLLRVPQHPLALARFGAPTVLPASALARMFRTAEARALFGGVAAHAFRPLHYPMTSAIGLGILTAGHRHGWPVAAGGSQSITNALAALLSDLGGKVETGTRITSASQLPPADVTMFDLAPEAVARILGDRLPSRVARAYRRFRQGPGAFKVDFAVEGGVPWTNSAAQKAGTVHVAGSYAELARKERDIHAGRMPERPFVLVGQQYLADPQRSAGNVHPLWTYAHVPNGYSGDATEAIIAQIERFAPGFRDRIVGKAVRTTMQMSTYNPNFVGGDIMTGSKDIRQLTFGPRVTLSPYEVGVPGMYICSAATPPGPGAHGMCGANASHVALSVLS from the coding sequence ATGACGAAAACCGCCGTCGTCGTGGGGGCCGGGCCGAACGGCCTGGCCGCCGCGGTCGCCCTCGCCAAGGCGGGCATCCAGGTCACTGTGCTGGAAGCCGCCGACGAGATCGGCGGCGGCACCCGCAGCAGCGAGGCCATCATTCCCGGTCTGCTGCACGACCACTGCTCCGCGATCCACCCGATGGCGGTCGGCTCACAGTTTCTCGCAGGGCTGGGCCTGGACCGGTACGGCCTGTCGTGGCGCCTGCCCGAGATCGACTGCGTACACCCCCTCGACGCGGGTAGCGCGGGGGTGCTGTACCGCTCGGTCGACACCACGGCCGACGGGTTGGGTGTCGACGGCACGCGATGGCGGCGACTGTTCGGCAAGACATCGGCCAGTTTCGATGCGTTGGCCGAGGACATCATGGGTCCGCTGCTGCGGGTGCCGCAGCATCCGCTGGCGTTGGCTCGGTTTGGTGCGCCCACCGTCTTACCGGCGTCCGCCCTCGCCCGGATGTTTCGCACCGCCGAGGCCCGCGCGTTGTTCGGAGGTGTTGCGGCGCATGCCTTTCGGCCGTTGCACTACCCGATGACATCAGCGATCGGCCTGGGCATACTCACCGCGGGACACCGGCACGGATGGCCGGTCGCGGCAGGTGGGTCGCAGTCCATCACCAACGCGTTGGCGGCGCTGCTTTCCGATCTCGGCGGCAAGGTCGAAACGGGCACGCGGATCACGTCGGCCTCGCAACTGCCGCCCGCCGACGTGACGATGTTCGATCTGGCGCCCGAAGCCGTCGCGCGAATTCTCGGCGATCGCCTTCCGTCGCGGGTTGCCCGCGCCTACAGGCGGTTTCGTCAGGGACCTGGCGCGTTCAAGGTGGACTTCGCGGTGGAAGGCGGTGTGCCGTGGACCAACTCTGCCGCCCAAAAGGCCGGCACCGTTCACGTCGCGGGCAGCTATGCGGAGCTCGCCAGGAAGGAGCGCGACATCCATGCTGGACGGATGCCCGAGCGGCCCTTCGTCCTTGTCGGCCAGCAGTACCTCGCCGACCCACAGCGGTCCGCCGGAAACGTTCACCCGCTGTGGACGTACGCGCATGTGCCGAACGGATATTCGGGCGACGCGACGGAAGCGATCATCGCCCAGATCGAGCGCTTCGCGCCGGGCTTCCGCGACCGGATCGTCGGCAAAGCAGTGCGCACCACCATGCAAATGTCGACTTACAACCCAAATTTCGTCGGCGGCGACATCATGACCGGCTCCAAGGACATCCGCCAGCTCACATTCGGACCGCGAGTCACCTTGTCGCCCTATGAGGTTGGTGTTCCTGGCATGTACATCTGCTCGGCGGCCACCCCTCCGGGCCCCGGCGCACACGGCATGTGCGGAGCCAATGCCTCCCACGTCGCTCTGTCCGTACTCAGCTGA
- a CDS encoding PucR family transcriptional regulator, whose amino-acid sequence MTKRGPDESVDIGAFVAETAEQMHKRLAEVSSFIRSSLEKNIPELRADPRLVELLDASVEANVETLLHALRYDIAVQRIEAPMAAVEYARRLAQHDVPVNALVRAYRLGQGRMNELVLGELRAADMTPTARFDVLAAIGGTLFEYIDGISQQVVAVYEDERERWLENQNSVRALRIREVVAGNKTVDIDATTESIRYPLRWHHLAVVMWYSDEDAAGDELARLQRFLRELGRATDVGSKPLFAAADQTTGWGWLPFRSAPSNAVEVVRQFACTRADCPSVAIGTVAAGIDGFRRSYREAQAARAVAVAGGAHGATVFAASDPGLAAAALLGGDIVAARVWVRDVLGELSMDTDNDARMRETLRVFLRCGSSYKQAAQELDLHFNTVKYRVGRAVARRGRPIDEDRLDVELALLACQWYGTAVLEPHGA is encoded by the coding sequence ATGACCAAGCGGGGTCCCGACGAAAGCGTGGACATCGGCGCGTTTGTCGCCGAGACCGCCGAACAGATGCACAAACGACTGGCCGAGGTGTCGTCGTTCATTCGAAGTTCCCTCGAGAAGAACATTCCCGAGCTGCGTGCGGATCCCCGGCTGGTTGAGTTGCTCGACGCAAGCGTCGAGGCCAATGTCGAGACTCTCCTGCACGCCTTGCGATATGACATCGCGGTGCAGCGCATCGAGGCGCCGATGGCGGCAGTCGAGTATGCGCGGCGACTGGCGCAACACGATGTTCCCGTCAACGCGCTTGTCCGCGCATACAGGCTGGGGCAGGGGCGGATGAACGAGCTCGTCTTGGGTGAACTGCGCGCGGCGGATATGACGCCAACAGCGCGCTTTGACGTGCTCGCGGCGATCGGCGGGACGTTGTTCGAGTACATCGACGGTATCTCGCAGCAAGTGGTCGCCGTCTACGAGGACGAACGGGAGCGCTGGCTGGAGAACCAGAACAGCGTCCGTGCCCTCCGCATCCGTGAGGTCGTCGCAGGAAACAAAACCGTCGATATCGACGCGACCACCGAGTCGATCCGCTATCCGTTGCGGTGGCACCATCTTGCCGTCGTGATGTGGTACTCCGACGAGGACGCGGCGGGCGACGAACTCGCGCGGCTGCAGCGGTTCCTTCGTGAGCTTGGTCGAGCCACCGACGTCGGCTCCAAACCCTTGTTCGCCGCCGCGGACCAAACGACCGGATGGGGCTGGCTGCCATTCCGTTCGGCGCCGTCGAACGCCGTCGAGGTGGTTCGTCAATTCGCGTGCACCCGAGCCGATTGTCCGAGTGTGGCAATCGGCACGGTTGCCGCCGGCATCGACGGATTCCGCCGGTCGTATCGCGAAGCGCAGGCGGCCAGGGCCGTGGCGGTCGCCGGCGGTGCTCACGGGGCGACGGTGTTCGCGGCGTCGGATCCCGGTCTGGCGGCGGCTGCGCTGCTGGGCGGTGACATCGTCGCGGCCCGGGTGTGGGTGCGCGACGTGCTCGGTGAGTTGTCGATGGACACCGACAACGATGCCCGCATGCGCGAGACGCTGCGGGTCTTCCTTCGGTGCGGGTCGAGCTACAAGCAGGCGGCGCAAGAACTGGACCTGCACTTCAACACCGTGAAATACCGAGTCGGCCGGGCGGTCGCCAGGCGGGGCAGGCCCATCGATGAAGACCGTCTCGACGTCGAGCTCGCCTTGCTGGCGTGCCAGTGGTACGGGACGGCTGTGCTCGAGCCCCACGGAGCGTAG
- a CDS encoding PucR family transcriptional regulator: protein MDGEIARRQVAEVAEALTRRTDELATTVAHAIRREVSLYRATEPVSFERVVHGCASNIRSVLSAIATDTEFDPAAAADLGIERARDGVPLASVMEAYRVAFRGLWDAAVKEVSGRPQANGEAVRLMTAKIHAAQDVFTAAMASAYRDEQTRRFTGDESEREILIDSLLHGRLFERWSIWEAADCLRLPAQGPYVVIAAESSVGTEALPGIESKLRSMDVFSAWQLLPDMQVGIVHVKNERQLTNVLALVSRMASNRVGVSAQFDDLRDTAQALRYARVTLRGRSEGPRVTLFNGSILSTAAVSAPEVMVKLAKPIIDCFVELAADERKVLFETFRVWLDNDGSLRAVGELLFCHPNTVRYRLHRIEQRTGRSVTRPRDVAELSLAFEVHRLLM, encoded by the coding sequence ATGGACGGCGAGATAGCGCGACGACAAGTCGCTGAGGTCGCGGAGGCGCTCACCCGGCGAACCGACGAACTCGCGACCACGGTAGCTCACGCCATCAGACGAGAGGTGAGTCTCTACCGGGCCACTGAGCCGGTTTCGTTCGAGCGGGTTGTGCACGGCTGCGCGAGCAACATTCGGTCTGTTCTCAGCGCGATCGCAACCGACACCGAATTTGACCCGGCAGCGGCCGCCGATTTGGGAATCGAACGCGCACGCGACGGCGTTCCGCTCGCCTCGGTGATGGAGGCGTATCGAGTTGCGTTCCGTGGGCTCTGGGACGCTGCGGTCAAAGAGGTCAGCGGCCGGCCTCAGGCGAACGGCGAAGCCGTACGGTTGATGACTGCGAAAATACATGCGGCTCAGGATGTTTTCACCGCTGCGATGGCGTCGGCGTATCGCGATGAGCAGACACGCCGCTTCACTGGTGATGAATCCGAACGCGAGATTCTGATCGATTCGCTTCTGCACGGCCGACTCTTCGAACGGTGGAGTATATGGGAGGCCGCCGATTGCCTCCGGTTGCCTGCACAGGGTCCATACGTTGTGATCGCCGCGGAATCGAGCGTCGGCACAGAAGCACTTCCGGGAATCGAATCGAAATTGCGCAGCATGGACGTGTTCTCCGCATGGCAACTGCTTCCCGATATGCAAGTCGGGATCGTGCACGTGAAGAACGAAAGGCAGCTGACCAATGTATTGGCGCTGGTGTCGCGGATGGCTAGCAACCGCGTCGGAGTGAGTGCGCAGTTCGACGATCTGCGCGATACCGCGCAAGCGCTGCGGTACGCACGGGTGACACTGCGCGGACGCTCGGAGGGGCCGCGCGTCACGCTGTTCAACGGCTCCATTCTGTCCACGGCAGCGGTCAGCGCTCCCGAGGTGATGGTGAAGCTCGCAAAACCCATCATTGATTGCTTCGTCGAACTCGCCGCCGACGAGCGAAAAGTCTTGTTCGAGACATTCAGGGTGTGGCTGGACAACGACGGATCTCTGCGCGCCGTAGGCGAATTGCTGTTCTGCCATCCCAACACCGTTCGTTATCGGCTACACCGAATCGAGCAACGAACTGGTCGATCGGTAACCCGGCCGCGGGACGTGGCCGAACTCTCGCTGGCGTTCGAGGTTCATCGCCTTCTCATGTAG
- a CDS encoding class I adenylate-forming enzyme family protein, giving the protein MNLPALPDLRATENPSGPAVADDFTDLTNSEFLAAVQRAAAALRDRGVSAGDVVAIMLPNTAGFVVSLFAAWRIGAAVTPINPSLTPTEVSYQVSDAAAKVLIATAAPEFDAGAPVATIEQLDAAEPTPGLLHAPQYPDSALALLIYTSGTTGRPKGVMLDHANLNAMCGAVIDGFSMTEDDHSLLILPLFHVNGIVVGTLSPLLAGGRTTIAGRFKVDTFFDRVEQTRATYFSAVPTIYTMLCGLPTSVKPDTSSVRFAVCGAAPASVELLEGFESRYGIPIIEGYGLSEGSCASTVNPLAGRRKPGTVGLPLPGQTIRLVDAAGKSVPAGEAGEVVVKGANVMRGYLNRPEETAKTIVDGWLHTGDVGRFDEDGYLVLVDRAKDMIIRGGENIYPREIEAVVHGLPQVAEAAVVGREHPVYGEEPVLFVSLHPDTTLDADTIREHLRGRLSKYKLPVEITIMDDLPKNAVGKIAKPELRKRLVKTR; this is encoded by the coding sequence ATGAATTTGCCGGCATTGCCCGACCTGCGCGCAACCGAGAACCCGTCGGGTCCAGCGGTCGCAGACGACTTCACCGACTTGACCAACTCCGAGTTTCTCGCCGCCGTCCAGCGCGCGGCCGCCGCGCTGCGCGATCGTGGTGTATCAGCAGGCGACGTGGTGGCGATCATGCTGCCCAACACCGCCGGTTTTGTGGTGTCACTGTTCGCGGCCTGGCGCATCGGCGCGGCGGTGACCCCGATCAACCCCTCCCTCACGCCGACAGAGGTGAGCTATCAGGTCTCCGACGCCGCAGCGAAGGTGCTGATCGCAACGGCCGCACCGGAGTTCGATGCTGGAGCGCCCGTCGCGACCATCGAGCAACTCGACGCAGCGGAGCCGACGCCCGGGCTCCTGCATGCACCGCAATATCCCGACAGCGCGCTGGCGCTGCTCATCTATACCAGCGGCACGACGGGCCGCCCGAAGGGCGTCATGCTCGATCACGCGAATCTGAATGCCATGTGCGGCGCGGTGATCGACGGTTTCTCGATGACCGAAGACGACCACAGCCTGTTGATCCTTCCGCTGTTCCATGTCAACGGCATCGTGGTCGGAACGCTCTCGCCGCTGCTGGCCGGCGGCAGAACGACGATTGCAGGCCGGTTCAAGGTGGACACATTCTTCGACCGGGTCGAACAGACCCGGGCGACGTATTTCTCTGCCGTGCCGACGATTTACACCATGCTGTGCGGGCTGCCCACGAGCGTGAAGCCCGATACCTCCTCCGTGCGTTTCGCGGTCTGCGGCGCCGCGCCCGCTAGTGTGGAACTGCTCGAGGGCTTCGAATCCCGCTACGGCATCCCGATCATCGAGGGGTACGGGCTGTCGGAAGGGTCGTGCGCCAGCACCGTCAATCCGTTGGCGGGAAGGCGCAAGCCGGGAACGGTTGGGCTGCCGCTGCCCGGCCAGACGATCCGATTGGTCGACGCGGCGGGCAAGTCCGTGCCCGCTGGCGAGGCCGGCGAGGTCGTGGTCAAGGGTGCCAACGTCATGCGGGGCTACCTCAACCGGCCGGAAGAGACAGCGAAAACCATAGTCGACGGCTGGCTGCACACGGGTGATGTCGGGCGGTTCGACGAGGACGGCTACCTGGTCCTCGTGGACCGGGCCAAGGACATGATCATCCGTGGCGGGGAGAACATCTATCCGCGCGAGATCGAGGCCGTGGTCCACGGGCTCCCGCAGGTTGCCGAGGCTGCGGTCGTCGGACGTGAGCATCCCGTCTACGGCGAGGAACCGGTGTTGTTCGTGTCGCTGCATCCCGACACGACGCTCGACGCCGACACAATCCGCGAGCACCTGCGCGGGAGGTTGTCGAAATACAAACTGCCGGTGGAGATCACGATCATGGACGACCTTCCCAAGAATGCTGTCGGCAAGATCGCCAAGCCCGAGTTGCGCAAGCGACTCGTCAAAACACGCTGA
- a CDS encoding MarR family winged helix-turn-helix transcriptional regulator — MRVQLRMNYEINRQLQQDSALSLADYHVLCALSVAPNRKLKVTDLATVICWERSRLSHHLRRLCERGLTERVQSELDRRATDVVLTEEGMSVIVAAAPGHAMLVRRLFFDPLPDELLAPFTAALEHLQASLTNSLLPPG, encoded by the coding sequence ATGCGTGTGCAGCTGCGGATGAACTATGAGATCAACCGCCAGCTACAACAGGACAGTGCTCTCTCGCTGGCTGACTACCACGTGCTCTGCGCATTGAGCGTCGCGCCGAACCGCAAGCTGAAGGTCACCGACCTGGCCACGGTCATCTGCTGGGAGCGTAGTCGTCTGTCACACCATCTGAGGCGACTGTGTGAACGCGGTCTCACCGAACGGGTCCAGTCCGAACTCGACCGAAGGGCGACCGACGTTGTCTTGACCGAGGAAGGGATGAGCGTCATCGTTGCGGCCGCGCCTGGGCATGCCATGTTGGTCAGGAGGTTGTTCTTCGATCCCTTGCCTGATGAGCTGCTTGCGCCGTTCACGGCGGCGTTGGAACACCTACAGGCGAGTCTCACCAACTCGCTATTGCCGCCGGGATGA
- a CDS encoding NAD(P)-binding domain-containing protein → MKIGILGAGNVGLAVGRRLTTAGHHVMLSSKRGPDALTPVAQSIGADAVSITEAAAQELVLLAVPWLAVPDTLDPLPNWRGRILIDATNPFVTFDPL, encoded by the coding sequence ATGAAAATCGGAATCCTCGGAGCAGGAAACGTCGGCCTCGCGGTCGGGCGGCGATTGACCACTGCCGGACATCACGTCATGCTTTCCAGCAAGCGCGGCCCAGATGCGCTAACACCGGTCGCGCAAAGCATCGGTGCGGATGCCGTCTCGATCACCGAAGCCGCAGCGCAAGAGCTGGTCCTGCTCGCGGTGCCCTGGCTTGCAGTTCCGGACACACTCGACCCGCTGCCCAATTGGCGAGGCCGAATCCTGATCGACGCCACGAACCCCTTCGTCACGTTCGATCCCCTATAA
- a CDS encoding nuclear transport factor 2 family protein, translating to MTSGDFRRAAHVDFSLQEMADRVAIRELVDAYAYCADRRDANSQMALFTEDTDFQVYMDASSSQPAQHIQGRAALAPVFDELNVYEATMHFNGQSSTMLDGQNATGITYCLAHHLKVEGTRRSLMIAAIRYLDTFVKQDGVWYFSQRKLMVDWTETRALVTE from the coding sequence ATGACATCTGGGGATTTCCGTCGCGCTGCGCACGTGGACTTTTCGCTTCAAGAGATGGCCGACAGGGTGGCGATCCGAGAATTGGTCGACGCCTACGCATACTGTGCCGATCGGCGTGATGCCAACAGCCAGATGGCACTCTTCACCGAAGACACTGATTTTCAGGTGTACATGGACGCGAGTAGTTCGCAACCGGCTCAACATATTCAGGGACGTGCGGCGCTCGCTCCGGTATTCGACGAACTCAACGTCTACGAGGCCACGATGCATTTCAACGGTCAAAGCAGCACGATGCTCGACGGGCAGAACGCCACGGGCATCACCTACTGCTTGGCTCACCACCTCAAAGTCGAGGGCACACGGCGCAGTCTGATGATTGCCGCGATCCGTTACCTCGATACGTTCGTCAAACAGGATGGCGTCTGGTACTTCAGCCAGCGCAAGCTGATGGTCGATTGGACCGAGACCCGCGCACTGGTCACGGAGTAG
- a CDS encoding YceI family protein, whose amino-acid sequence MTTAVTNPIGVGTWPIDPVHSSIDFSTRPLMVSMVHGRFETISGTITIAPDSTAAVRRK is encoded by the coding sequence ATGACAACAGCAGTGACCAACCCGATCGGAGTTGGTACGTGGCCAATCGACCCCGTCCACTCGTCGATCGATTTCTCGACTCGCCCTCTGATGGTGAGTATGGTGCATGGCAGGTTCGAAACCATCAGCGGCACAATCACTATCGCGCCGGACAGCACAGCCGCTGTGCGGCGGAAATAG